In Halomarina salina, one DNA window encodes the following:
- a CDS encoding GNAT family N-acetyltransferase — protein MPRLVELTEDDERDRALSVMRELFPTLDADRFRGFFEDDDYHLFALHEDDAPVALAGVSVQRVMHHERHVWVHDLVVTEERRGEGHGKTLLDHVERWGRERDCEAVALATGVDRDIARLFYEDQGYEEWGSVYERRL, from the coding sequence ATGCCCCGACTCGTCGAACTGACCGAGGACGACGAACGCGACCGTGCACTCTCGGTGATGCGGGAGCTGTTTCCCACGCTCGACGCCGACCGGTTCCGCGGGTTCTTCGAGGACGACGACTACCACCTGTTCGCCCTCCACGAGGACGACGCGCCCGTCGCCCTCGCCGGCGTCTCCGTCCAGCGCGTGATGCACCACGAGCGCCACGTCTGGGTCCACGACCTCGTCGTCACCGAGGAACGCCGGGGCGAGGGCCACGGCAAGACGCTGCTCGACCACGTCGAACGCTGGGGCCGCGAGCGAGACTGCGAGGCAGTAGCGCTGGCGACCGGTGTCGACCGGGACATCGCCCGCCTCTTCTACGAGGACCAGGGGTACGAGGAGTGGGGGAGCGTCTACGAACGCCGGCTGTGA